Proteins found in one Canis aureus isolate CA01 chromosome 19, VMU_Caureus_v.1.0, whole genome shotgun sequence genomic segment:
- the ZNF660 gene encoding zinc finger protein 660 translates to MRRKTRNFRHKTVKDNKTLTEVSEQESEKDGSQCLDPITSRRIQAEKKQYVCTECGKAFSQSANLTVHERIHTGEKPYKCKECGKAFSHSSNLVVHRRIHTGLKPYTCSECGKSFSGKSHLIRHQGIHSGEKTYECKECGKAFSRSSGLISHHRVHTGEKPYTCIECGKAFSRSSNLTQHQRMHKGKKVYKCKECGKTCVSNTKIIDHQRIHTGEKPYECDECGKTFILRKTLSEHQRLHRREKPYKCNECGKAFTSNRNLIDHQRVHTGEKPYKCNECGKTFRQTSQVILHLRTHTKEKPYKCSECGKAYRYSSQLIQHQRKHNEEKEIS, encoded by the coding sequence atgaggagaaagacaagaaatttcAGACATAAGACAGTTAAAGACAATAAAACACTTACAGAAGTAAGTGAGCAAGAATCTGAAAAAGATGGTAGTCAGTGCTTGGATCCTATAACAAGCAGGAGAATTCAGGCTGAAAAGAAACAGTATGTATGTACTGAGTGTGGGAAAGCTTTTAGTCAGAGTGCAAACCTTACAGTGCATGAGAGAatccacacaggagagaaaccctataagTGTAAGGAGTGTGGAAAAGCCTTCAGTCATAGCTCCAACCTTGTTGTTCATCGGAGAATCCACACTGGACTGAAGCCCTACacatgcagtgaatgtgggaaatctttcAGTGGTAAGTCACACCTCATTCGGCACCAGGGAATCCATAGTGGGGAAAAAACGTATGAATGTAAggagtgtgggaaagcctttagtCGGAGTTCAGGTCTTATTTCACATCATAGAGTTCACACTGGGGAGAAGCCCTACACTTGTattgaatgtgggaaagcctttagcCGTAGTTCAAATCTTACTCAACATCAAAGaatgcacaaaggaaaaaaagtttacaaaTGTAAGGAGTGTGGGAAAACATGTGTTTCTAATACAAAGATTATAGAccatcagagaattcacacaggGGAGAAGCCTTACGAGTGTGATGAGTGTggaaaaactttcattttaagGAAGACCCTTAGTGAACATCAGAGACTTCACCGTagagagaaaccttacaaatgtaatgaatgtgggaaagcttttACTTCTAATCGAAACCTTATTGATCATCagagagttcacactggagagaaaccctataaatgtaACGAATGTGGAAAAACCTTCAGGCAGACTTCTCAAGTTATTCTACATTTGAGAACCCATACTAAGgagaaaccctataaatgtaGTGAGTGTGGGAAAGCCTATCGTTACAGCTCGCAGCTTATTCAACACCAGAGAAAACATAATGAGGAGAAAgaaatctcataa